A stretch of the Neodiprion lecontei isolate iyNeoLeco1 chromosome 4, iyNeoLeco1.1, whole genome shotgun sequence genome encodes the following:
- the LOC107218727 gene encoding rho GTPase-activating protein 100F isoform X1, with protein sequence MQWRKYVRIKYGGRVGVGGPVGQGQQGQQEQRQVRVVQLQREGGRGFNYVFHQPCQPPEAQRSCSAAAMLCCGRRKEGRGEVTDISASPGRQVPVNQLRPKEPPPMVIQGDFRKVSGISTEIFKQIETVENDLDASTAAALEAVDRRGEMVVRVIEPRQLGRQASEAAKKFMGMQDSKHPVHLVEIIKRPGQTLGLYIREGNGIDRNDGVFISRIALESAVYNSGCLKVGDEILAVNLVSVSHMGIDDVVIIMSIPRRLILATRHGPHQPVSHSRQNEHKAPPVVVIKRELNEDESDHATSNHIRDSSRRRGDGREMLPSRSRLGLTGLGSSQDLGSSNGDLYYNSRPESHWSYQPPPPPVITHQPKPSTTQHFQPYERGYPKTLESLAEKDFTKVHSFYTGPVMPSNSGRRMSTGGGMQSVAGRLSGQNQTGHYGFSQHTTSGRIMPRSGSDQHLPRVDYTSITTPARHTLLRSSLKSGSSTLRYNSRYSTQNDTGSSSQRQGQFGTLTRRHRPSLDYASDTEATCSSSPRSAYYHYRHNLNNPSQSSAVSHLATLSRSQIGQSSSGLRSNSLPRSGRTLPQQPGVRTGLSTVTSGLIDQEDSDGALSAPELPSIKRDRGRIPSSPSVFTSDEYRAWLSRTPSTSALYEQIRATTNRPPRYTYSAENIHAAANQAEYGGYGSYRPMSSTLDRLSTRSASAQQVNLANLRASTAISSSCHRTSSNPRPASVASNTRSSLSNTKTALTNSASQRASSVRRIRNLLDLESTRNIPNPTPTRTQDQRLLDINPAEFLKYKIEKPPTVGTPSSTSSLLSSLGEGSAGGDLASGVSGLLWVHLLAGRGLRSTTSSSAATTPSTPSGQPSLGSCGLRDLYCVLECDRVHKARTVVRTGDLMFDWDETFELDLVGNRQLDLLVYSWDPQHRHKLCYKGSVHLATLLKESPLHQLALKVEPRGTLYLRLRYTDAHQTFKRRGLPVLSLATRVAPLFGVDLDTVVSRESKTGGVPGGVSTALAMSGTQNVPIIVWRCVEEVERRGLDIIGLYRLCGSATKKRILREAFERNARSVDLSPDNVPDINVITGVLKDYLRELPEPLFTKCLYQMMVDALAVCLPDDPQGNAKLMFSILDCLPKVNRCTLIYLLDHLAMVVSQCNKMSPASLAVCFGPVLMLHSEDNAPPLDFQQPIAVLKYLLEIWPVKSVRKISSAASTLTRAMPQVGHSNQSGQSAQGTLGRTGLPWQQQPSHHHPPPSTTPVTLSTSTRPPPPIKPRQVIVSSPGSPSSEESASPEPVNKGLGGLGFASSETTEQITPTSSVDTEEGNPAHPEEGERGVEGDAEASDDDVSKMR encoded by the exons ATGCAGTGGCGAAAATACGTACGAATCAAGTACGGTGGTCGAGTTGGTGTCGGTGGTCCGGTTGGTCAAGGACAGCAAGGGCAGCAAGAGCAGCGACAGGTGCGCGTGGTCCAGCTGCAGCGGGAAGGAGGCCGAGGATTCAACTACGTCTTTCATCAGCCTTGTCAACCCCCGGAAGCTCAGCGCAGCTGCAGCGCTGCAGCCATGCTGTGCTGTGGCCGCAGAAAG GAGGGGCGGGGGGAGGTAACAGACATAAGTGCAAGTCCTGGACGGCAAGTCCCCGTCAACCAACTGCGTCCAAAGGAACCACCACCTATGGTGATTCAAGGAGATTTCAGAAAG GTCAGTGGGATAAGTACGGAGATATTCAAGCAGATCGAAACTGTGGAGAACGATCTCGATGCATCAACTGCTGCTGCGCTAGAGGCTGTGGATCGGCGCGGAGAAATGGTCGTTCGTGTCATAGAGCCACGCCAATTGGGTAGGCAGGCTTCGGAGGCTGCCAAAAAGTTTATGGGAATGCAG GATTCAAAACATCCGGTGCATTTAGTAGAAATTATTAAAAGGCCTGGACAAACTTTGGGTCTTTATATACGGGAAGGCAATGGAATAGACAGAAACGATGGTGTTTTCATATCAAGAATTGCGCTGGAGTCTGCTGTTTACAACAGTGGATGTTTAAAA GTGGGTGACGAGATTTTGGCAGTCAACTTGGTCAGTGTCTCGCACATGGGTATCGACGACGTAGTAATTATAATGTCAATACCTCGGAGATTAATCTTAGCGACGAGGCACGGACCTCATCAGCCAGTATCACATAGCCGTCAAAATGAGCACAAAGCCCCTCCTGTTGTTGTTATAAAACGAGAGCTCAATGAAGATGAGAGTGATCATGCCACAAGCAATCATATTAG GGATAGCAGTCGTCGACGAGGTGATGGAAGAGAAATGTTGCCATCTCGATCCAGGCTCGGCCTAACAGGTCTCGGTTCCAGTCAGGATTTAGGATCTAGTAACGGAGATCTCTATTATAACTCTAGGCCCGAGAGTCATTGGTCATATCAACCTCCTCCGCCACCTGTTATCACTCATCAACCAAAGCCATCAACTACGCAGCATTTCCAACCATACGAACGTGGTTATCCAAAAACTCTGGAAAGTCTGGCAGAAAAA GATTTTACAAAG GTACACTCATTCTACACTGGACCTGTGATGCCATCGAATAGTGGACGCCGTATGTCAACGGGTGGCGGAATGCAATCAGTTGCCGGCAGATTGTCAGGGCAAAATCAAACTGGTCATTACGGATTTTCACAACATACTACTAGTGGCAGAATCATGCCTCGCAGCGGATCCGATCAACATTTGCCTCGTGTTGATTACACAAGCATAACTACACCTGCTCGTCATACCTTACTGAGATCTAGTCTGAAATCTG GGTCTTCGACACTTCGTTACAACTCACGCTACAGTACCCAAAATGATACTGGATCATCTTCGCAAAGGCAGGGACAATTCGGCACCTTGACCAGAAGACATAGACCTTCTCTGGATTACGCTTCTGATACAGAAGCGACATGCTCTAGTTCACCTAGGTCGGCATATTATCACTACAGGCACAATTTAAATAACCCTTCACAGAGCAGTGCTGTATCTCACTTAGCTACACTCTCCAGATCTCAGATCGGGCAAAGTTCCtcag GGTTACGGTCTAATTCTTTACCAAGAAGTGGCAGAACATTACCGCAACAGCCAGGCGTTCGAACTGGACTTAGTACCGTTACATCTGGTCTTATAGACCAAGAAGATAGCGATGGTGCTTTGTCAGCTCCTGAACTGCCTTCTATTAAACGTGATCGAG GGAGAATACCATCATCTCCGAGTGTATTTACGTCAGATGAGTACAGAGCATGGTTGAGCCGTACTCCAAGCACTAGTGCACTTTATGAGCAGATCAGGGCTACCACCAATAGACCTCCACGTTACACATACAGTGCTGAAAATATCCATGCTGCTGCTAATCAG GCTGAATATGGTGGCTATGGCTCTTATCGGCCAATGTCCAGCACATTGGATCGGCTATCGACAAGGTCTGCGTCTGCTCAACAAGTAAATCTGGCAAATTTGCGAGCTTCGACGGCTATCAGTTCATCCTGTCATCGAACATCATCAAACCCACGGCCAGCATCTGTAGCTTCCAATACTCGATCATCTTTGTCTAATACAAAGACTGCTTTAACTAACTCAGCAAGTCAAAGAGCCAGTTCTGTTAGGAGAATTAGGAATTTGTTAGATCTAGAGTCTACGAGAAATATACCAAATCCTACTCCAACTAGAACTCAAGATCAAAGACTGCTAGATATAAACCCTGCAG AGTTCCTCAAGTATAAAATAGAAAAGCCACCAACAGTAGGAACCCCTAGTTCCACCAGCTCTTTATTGAGTTCCCTTGGAGAGGGAAGTGCTGGAGGGGATCTAGCAAGTGGTGTCAGTGGACTACTTTGGGTCCACTTGTTAGCAGGCCGTGGTCTACGATCTACCACTTCATCCTCGGCAGCTACTACCCCATCAACACCATCCGGACAACCCAGCCTTG GTAGTTGCGGTTTGAGAGATCTGTACTGTGTATTGGAGTGTGATCGTGTTCACAAAGCTCGCACTGTTGTGCGTACGGGGGATCTGATGTTTGACTGGGATGAAACATTTGAGTTGGATTTGGTTGGCAATCGCCAATTGGACTTACTGGTTTATTCGTGGGATCCTCAGCATAGacacaaattatgttacaagGGATCAGTACATTTAGCAACTCTGTTGAAAGAATCTCCACTTCATCAATTGGCACTGAAGGTCGAGCCACGTGGTACTCTTTATTTACGCCTTCGATACACTGATGCTCACCAAACTTTTAAGCGGCGGGGACTTCCAGTTCTATCTCTTGCAACAAGAGTAGCTCCACTATTTGGAGTTGATTTAGATACCGTG GTGAGCCGGGAAAGCAAAACCGGAGGTGTTCCCGGTGGAGTCTCGACAGCTTTGGCAATGTCAGGTACCCAGAATGTTCCTATTATCGTATGGCGCTGTGTTGAAGAAGTCGAAAGGCGGGGACTTGATATAATTG GCCTATATCGATTATGTGGATCTGcaacaaagaaaagaatacTGCGTGAGGCATTTGAGCGCAATGCAAGATCCGTTGACCTTTCACCGGATAATGTCCCTGACATCAATGTTATAACAG GAGTTTTGAAAGACTATCTGAGGGAACTGCCAGAACCATTGTTTACAAAGTGCCTCTATCAAATGATGGTTGATGCACTTGCTGTTTGCCTACCCGACGATCCACAGGGTAATGCTAAACTTATGTTCAGCATACTAGATTGTTTACCAAAAGTCAATAGG TGTACGCTGATATATTTATTGGATCACTTGGCAATGGTTGTATCGCAATGTAACAAGATGTCTCCAGCAAGTTTGGCAGTTTGTTTCGGTCCAGTATTGATGCTTCATTCGGAAGATAATGCACCCCCCTTGGACTTCCAACAACCAATTGCAGTTCTTAAGTATCTCCTTGAAATATGGCCTGTGAAGTCAG TTCGGAAGATTTCTTCAGCCGCTTCAACGCTAACTCGAGCTATGCCGCAAGTCGGTCACAGCAATCAGTCGGGTCAGTCGGCACAGGGCACATTGGGTCGCACCGGGCTGCCTTGGCAGCAGCAACCCTCACATCATCATCCGCCCCCCAGTACAACACCCGTAACGCTTTCAACCTCCACTCGACCTCCACCTCCAATCAAGCCGCGACAG GTGATAGTCTCATCCCCCGGTTCGCCTAGCAGCGAAGAATCAGCTTCTCCGGAACCAGTTAACAAAGGACTTGGCGGGTTGGGCTTCGCTAGTAGTGAAACGACTGAACAAATAACGCCCACTAGTAGCGTGGATACAGAGGAAGGAAATCCTGCACACCCAGAGGAAGGAGAGCGTGGTGTAGAAGGTGATGCGGAAGCGAGTGACGACGATGTATCAAAAATGCGTTAA
- the LOC107218727 gene encoding rho GTPase-activating protein 100F isoform X2 produces the protein MQWRKYVRIKYGGRVGVGGPVGQGQQGQQEQRQVRVVQLQREGGRGFNYVFHQPCQPPEAQRSCSAAAMLCCGRRKEGRGEVTDISASPGRQVPVNQLRPKEPPPMVIQGDFRKVSGISTEIFKQIETVENDLDASTAAALEAVDRRGEMVVRVIEPRQLGRQASEAAKKFMGMQDSKHPVHLVEIIKRPGQTLGLYIREGNGIDRNDGVFISRIALESAVYNSGCLKQIFQVGDEILAVNLVSVSHMGIDDVVIIMSIPRRLILATRHGPHQPVSHSRQNEHKAPPVVVIKRELNEDESDHATSNHIRDSSRRRGDGREMLPSRSRLGLTGLGSSQDLGSSNGDLYYNSRPESHWSYQPPPPPVITHQPKPSTTQHFQPYERGYPKTLESLAEKVHSFYTGPVMPSNSGRRMSTGGGMQSVAGRLSGQNQTGHYGFSQHTTSGRIMPRSGSDQHLPRVDYTSITTPARHTLLRSSLKSGSSTLRYNSRYSTQNDTGSSSQRQGQFGTLTRRHRPSLDYASDTEATCSSSPRSAYYHYRHNLNNPSQSSAVSHLATLSRSQIGQSSSGLRSNSLPRSGRTLPQQPGVRTGLSTVTSGLIDQEDSDGALSAPELPSIKRDRGRIPSSPSVFTSDEYRAWLSRTPSTSALYEQIRATTNRPPRYTYSAENIHAAANQAEYGGYGSYRPMSSTLDRLSTRSASAQQVNLANLRASTAISSSCHRTSSNPRPASVASNTRSSLSNTKTALTNSASQRASSVRRIRNLLDLESTRNIPNPTPTRTQDQRLLDINPAEFLKYKIEKPPTVGTPSSTSSLLSSLGEGSAGGDLASGVSGLLWVHLLAGRGLRSTTSSSAATTPSTPSGQPSLGSCGLRDLYCVLECDRVHKARTVVRTGDLMFDWDETFELDLVGNRQLDLLVYSWDPQHRHKLCYKGSVHLATLLKESPLHQLALKVEPRGTLYLRLRYTDAHQTFKRRGLPVLSLATRVAPLFGVDLDTVVSRESKTGGVPGGVSTALAMSGTQNVPIIVWRCVEEVERRGLDIIGLYRLCGSATKKRILREAFERNARSVDLSPDNVPDINVITGVLKDYLRELPEPLFTKCLYQMMVDALAVCLPDDPQGNAKLMFSILDCLPKVNRCTLIYLLDHLAMVVSQCNKMSPASLAVCFGPVLMLHSEDNAPPLDFQQPIAVLKYLLEIWPVKSVRKISSAASTLTRAMPQVGHSNQSGQSAQGTLGRTGLPWQQQPSHHHPPPSTTPVTLSTSTRPPPPIKPRQVIVSSPGSPSSEESASPEPVNKGLGGLGFASSETTEQITPTSSVDTEEGNPAHPEEGERGVEGDAEASDDDVSKMR, from the exons ATGCAGTGGCGAAAATACGTACGAATCAAGTACGGTGGTCGAGTTGGTGTCGGTGGTCCGGTTGGTCAAGGACAGCAAGGGCAGCAAGAGCAGCGACAGGTGCGCGTGGTCCAGCTGCAGCGGGAAGGAGGCCGAGGATTCAACTACGTCTTTCATCAGCCTTGTCAACCCCCGGAAGCTCAGCGCAGCTGCAGCGCTGCAGCCATGCTGTGCTGTGGCCGCAGAAAG GAGGGGCGGGGGGAGGTAACAGACATAAGTGCAAGTCCTGGACGGCAAGTCCCCGTCAACCAACTGCGTCCAAAGGAACCACCACCTATGGTGATTCAAGGAGATTTCAGAAAG GTCAGTGGGATAAGTACGGAGATATTCAAGCAGATCGAAACTGTGGAGAACGATCTCGATGCATCAACTGCTGCTGCGCTAGAGGCTGTGGATCGGCGCGGAGAAATGGTCGTTCGTGTCATAGAGCCACGCCAATTGGGTAGGCAGGCTTCGGAGGCTGCCAAAAAGTTTATGGGAATGCAG GATTCAAAACATCCGGTGCATTTAGTAGAAATTATTAAAAGGCCTGGACAAACTTTGGGTCTTTATATACGGGAAGGCAATGGAATAGACAGAAACGATGGTGTTTTCATATCAAGAATTGCGCTGGAGTCTGCTGTTTACAACAGTGGATGTTTAAAA CAAATTTTTCAGGTGGGTGACGAGATTTTGGCAGTCAACTTGGTCAGTGTCTCGCACATGGGTATCGACGACGTAGTAATTATAATGTCAATACCTCGGAGATTAATCTTAGCGACGAGGCACGGACCTCATCAGCCAGTATCACATAGCCGTCAAAATGAGCACAAAGCCCCTCCTGTTGTTGTTATAAAACGAGAGCTCAATGAAGATGAGAGTGATCATGCCACAAGCAATCATATTAG GGATAGCAGTCGTCGACGAGGTGATGGAAGAGAAATGTTGCCATCTCGATCCAGGCTCGGCCTAACAGGTCTCGGTTCCAGTCAGGATTTAGGATCTAGTAACGGAGATCTCTATTATAACTCTAGGCCCGAGAGTCATTGGTCATATCAACCTCCTCCGCCACCTGTTATCACTCATCAACCAAAGCCATCAACTACGCAGCATTTCCAACCATACGAACGTGGTTATCCAAAAACTCTGGAAAGTCTGGCAGAAAAA GTACACTCATTCTACACTGGACCTGTGATGCCATCGAATAGTGGACGCCGTATGTCAACGGGTGGCGGAATGCAATCAGTTGCCGGCAGATTGTCAGGGCAAAATCAAACTGGTCATTACGGATTTTCACAACATACTACTAGTGGCAGAATCATGCCTCGCAGCGGATCCGATCAACATTTGCCTCGTGTTGATTACACAAGCATAACTACACCTGCTCGTCATACCTTACTGAGATCTAGTCTGAAATCTG GGTCTTCGACACTTCGTTACAACTCACGCTACAGTACCCAAAATGATACTGGATCATCTTCGCAAAGGCAGGGACAATTCGGCACCTTGACCAGAAGACATAGACCTTCTCTGGATTACGCTTCTGATACAGAAGCGACATGCTCTAGTTCACCTAGGTCGGCATATTATCACTACAGGCACAATTTAAATAACCCTTCACAGAGCAGTGCTGTATCTCACTTAGCTACACTCTCCAGATCTCAGATCGGGCAAAGTTCCtcag GGTTACGGTCTAATTCTTTACCAAGAAGTGGCAGAACATTACCGCAACAGCCAGGCGTTCGAACTGGACTTAGTACCGTTACATCTGGTCTTATAGACCAAGAAGATAGCGATGGTGCTTTGTCAGCTCCTGAACTGCCTTCTATTAAACGTGATCGAG GGAGAATACCATCATCTCCGAGTGTATTTACGTCAGATGAGTACAGAGCATGGTTGAGCCGTACTCCAAGCACTAGTGCACTTTATGAGCAGATCAGGGCTACCACCAATAGACCTCCACGTTACACATACAGTGCTGAAAATATCCATGCTGCTGCTAATCAG GCTGAATATGGTGGCTATGGCTCTTATCGGCCAATGTCCAGCACATTGGATCGGCTATCGACAAGGTCTGCGTCTGCTCAACAAGTAAATCTGGCAAATTTGCGAGCTTCGACGGCTATCAGTTCATCCTGTCATCGAACATCATCAAACCCACGGCCAGCATCTGTAGCTTCCAATACTCGATCATCTTTGTCTAATACAAAGACTGCTTTAACTAACTCAGCAAGTCAAAGAGCCAGTTCTGTTAGGAGAATTAGGAATTTGTTAGATCTAGAGTCTACGAGAAATATACCAAATCCTACTCCAACTAGAACTCAAGATCAAAGACTGCTAGATATAAACCCTGCAG AGTTCCTCAAGTATAAAATAGAAAAGCCACCAACAGTAGGAACCCCTAGTTCCACCAGCTCTTTATTGAGTTCCCTTGGAGAGGGAAGTGCTGGAGGGGATCTAGCAAGTGGTGTCAGTGGACTACTTTGGGTCCACTTGTTAGCAGGCCGTGGTCTACGATCTACCACTTCATCCTCGGCAGCTACTACCCCATCAACACCATCCGGACAACCCAGCCTTG GTAGTTGCGGTTTGAGAGATCTGTACTGTGTATTGGAGTGTGATCGTGTTCACAAAGCTCGCACTGTTGTGCGTACGGGGGATCTGATGTTTGACTGGGATGAAACATTTGAGTTGGATTTGGTTGGCAATCGCCAATTGGACTTACTGGTTTATTCGTGGGATCCTCAGCATAGacacaaattatgttacaagGGATCAGTACATTTAGCAACTCTGTTGAAAGAATCTCCACTTCATCAATTGGCACTGAAGGTCGAGCCACGTGGTACTCTTTATTTACGCCTTCGATACACTGATGCTCACCAAACTTTTAAGCGGCGGGGACTTCCAGTTCTATCTCTTGCAACAAGAGTAGCTCCACTATTTGGAGTTGATTTAGATACCGTG GTGAGCCGGGAAAGCAAAACCGGAGGTGTTCCCGGTGGAGTCTCGACAGCTTTGGCAATGTCAGGTACCCAGAATGTTCCTATTATCGTATGGCGCTGTGTTGAAGAAGTCGAAAGGCGGGGACTTGATATAATTG GCCTATATCGATTATGTGGATCTGcaacaaagaaaagaatacTGCGTGAGGCATTTGAGCGCAATGCAAGATCCGTTGACCTTTCACCGGATAATGTCCCTGACATCAATGTTATAACAG GAGTTTTGAAAGACTATCTGAGGGAACTGCCAGAACCATTGTTTACAAAGTGCCTCTATCAAATGATGGTTGATGCACTTGCTGTTTGCCTACCCGACGATCCACAGGGTAATGCTAAACTTATGTTCAGCATACTAGATTGTTTACCAAAAGTCAATAGG TGTACGCTGATATATTTATTGGATCACTTGGCAATGGTTGTATCGCAATGTAACAAGATGTCTCCAGCAAGTTTGGCAGTTTGTTTCGGTCCAGTATTGATGCTTCATTCGGAAGATAATGCACCCCCCTTGGACTTCCAACAACCAATTGCAGTTCTTAAGTATCTCCTTGAAATATGGCCTGTGAAGTCAG TTCGGAAGATTTCTTCAGCCGCTTCAACGCTAACTCGAGCTATGCCGCAAGTCGGTCACAGCAATCAGTCGGGTCAGTCGGCACAGGGCACATTGGGTCGCACCGGGCTGCCTTGGCAGCAGCAACCCTCACATCATCATCCGCCCCCCAGTACAACACCCGTAACGCTTTCAACCTCCACTCGACCTCCACCTCCAATCAAGCCGCGACAG GTGATAGTCTCATCCCCCGGTTCGCCTAGCAGCGAAGAATCAGCTTCTCCGGAACCAGTTAACAAAGGACTTGGCGGGTTGGGCTTCGCTAGTAGTGAAACGACTGAACAAATAACGCCCACTAGTAGCGTGGATACAGAGGAAGGAAATCCTGCACACCCAGAGGAAGGAGAGCGTGGTGTAGAAGGTGATGCGGAAGCGAGTGACGACGATGTATCAAAAATGCGTTAA